A genomic segment from Oncorhynchus tshawytscha isolate Ot180627B unplaced genomic scaffold, Otsh_v2.0 Un_contig_9448_pilon_pilon, whole genome shotgun sequence encodes:
- the LOC121844463 gene encoding LOW QUALITY PROTEIN: zinc finger protein 20-like (The sequence of the model RefSeq protein was modified relative to this genomic sequence to represent the inferred CDS: substituted 1 base at 1 genomic stop codon), translating into MTHTGEKPFHCSFCGKRFTHLGNLKMHEMTHTGNKPYHCSQCGKGFGHSGHLKVHERTHTGEKPYQCSQCESKFFSSGDLKSHERTHTVERPFQCSQCGKSFTRLGNLNMHLRTHTGEKPYHCSDCGKRFIQLGDLKSHERTHTGDKPFQCSQCGKAFAWLGNLKMHERIHTGEKPFHCSLCGKSFTFLGTLKKHEMTHTGEKPFQCSQCGKSFTQLVNLKRHEGTHTGXNPFQCSQCGKTFSQSEDMKSHERIEAVF; encoded by the coding sequence ATGACACACACGGGAGAGAAGCCTTTCCATTGCTCCTTCTGTGGAAAACGTTTTACCCATTTAGGGAACCTGAAAATGCATGAgatgacacacacaggaaataaGCCTtatcactgctcccagtgtggaaaagGTTTTGGACACTCAGGGCATCTAAAAGTGCAtgaaagaacacacactggagagaagccgtaTCAATGCTCCCAATGTGAAAGTAAATTTTTCTCATCAGGGGACCTGAAATCAcatgagagaacacacactgtagagaggcCTTTCCaatgctctcagtgtggaaagagttttacccggTTAGGGAATCTGAATATGCAtttgagaacacacacaggggagaagccataCCACTGTTCAGACTGTGGAAAGAGATTTATCCAGCTAGGGGACCTGAAATCACATGagcggacacacacaggagataagcctttccaatgctctcagtgtggaaaAGCTTTTGCCTGGTTAGGGAACTTGAAAatgcatgagagaatacacacaggagagaagcctttccactgctccttgtgtggaaagagttttaccttTTTAGGGACACTGAAAAAGCATGAGATGacgcacacaggagagaagcctttccaatgctcccaatgtggaaagagttttacccagtTAGTGAACCTGAAAAGGCATGAAGGAACACACACGGGATAGAATCCGTTCCAGTGTTCTCAGTGTGGAAAgacattttcccagtcagaggacATGAAATCACATGAGAGAATAGAGGCTGTGTTCTGA
- the LOC112242103 gene encoding vegetative cell wall protein gp1-like, whose product MTSSRITEDADALSVWRDSRKILKGHVQLNSFQESIPGSRQMDTKAGRVKLNRTHRSETSIPQPVVPTSAHNQWSQPAHHDQWSQPVVPTSGPNQRPQPVVPTSGPNQWSQPAPTTSGPNQRPQPVVPISAHDQWSQPVVPISAHDQWSQPVVPTSAHNQWSQPAPTTSGPNQRPQPVVPTSAHNQWSQPVVPTSAHNQWSQPAPTTSGPNQWSQPAPTTSGPNQWSQPAPTTSGPNQRPQPVVPTSAHNQWSQPVVPTSAHNQWSQPVVPTSGPNQRPQPVVPTSTHNQWSQPVVPTSGPNQRPQPVVPISGPNQWSQPAPTTSGPNQRPQPVVPISGPNQRPQPVVPTSAHNQWSQSVVPTSAHNQWSQPAPTTSGPNQWSQPGPQPVVRKFHNFTDKQRLTGSARRIGSDDNQRHGPRVSFFNDYSPAVVRRCKVFDEVKGSTPRE is encoded by the coding sequence ATGACTTCTTCTCGGATAACCGAGGACGCAGATGCATTATCCGTGTGGCGGGACTCCCGGAAAAtactgaagggacacgttcagttAAATTCTTTTCAGGAATCAATTCCTGGCTCCCGACAAATGGATACTAAGGCTGGACGTGTGAAGCTGAATAGAACCCATCGCTCTGAAACATCGATACCCCAACCAGTGGTCCCAACCAGCGCCCACAACCAGTGGTCCCAACCGGCGCATCACGACCAGTGGTCCCAACCAGTGGTCCCAACCAGtggtcccaatcagcgcccacaACCAGTGGTCCCAACCAGTGGTCCCAACCAGTGGTCCCAACCAGCACCCACAACCAGTGGTCCCAACCAGCGCCCACAACCAGtggtcccaatcagcgcccacgaCCAGTGGTCCCAACCAGtggtcccaatcagcgcccacgaCCAGTGGTCCCAACCAGTGGTCCCAACCAGCGCCCACAACCAGTGGTCCCAACCAGCGCCCACAACCAGTGGTCCCAACCAGCGCCCACAACCAGTGGTCCCAACCAGCGCCCACAACCAGTGGTCCCAACCAGTGGTCCCAACCAGCGCCCACAACCAGTGGTCCCAACCAGCGCCCACAACCAGTGGTCCCAACCAGTGGTCCCAACCAGCGCCCACAACCAGTGGTCCCAACCAGTGGTCCCAACCAGCGCCCACAACCAGtggtcccaatcagcgcccacaACCAGTGGTCCCAACCAGCGCCCACAACCAGTGGTCCCAACCAGTGGTCCCAACCAGCGCCCACAACCAGTGGTCCCAACCAGTGGTCCCAACCAGtggtcccaatcagcgcccacaACCAGTGGTCCCAACCAGCACCCACAACCAGTGGTCCCAACCAGTGGTCCCAACCAGTGGTCCCAACCAGCGCCCACAACCAGTCGTCCCAATCAGTGGTCCCAACCAGTGGTCCCAACCAGCGCCCACAACCAGTGGTCCCAACCAGCGCCCACAACCAGTGGTCCCAATCAGTGGTCCTAACCAGCGCCCACAACCAGTGGTCCCAACCAGCGCCCACAACCAGTGGTCCCAATCAGTGGTCCCAACCAGCGCCCACAACCAGTGGTCCCAACCAGCGCCCACAACCAGTGGTCCCAATCAGTGGTCCCAACCAGGCCCACAACCAGTGGTTagaaagttccacaacttcaccgacaagcagcgccTCACGGGCTCGGCCAGACGCATCGGATCGGACGATAATCAACGCCACGGTCCAagggtctcattcttcaatgattactCCCCAGCGGTTGTACGAAGATGCAAGGTGTTTGATGAGGTAAAAGGCTCAACTCCAAGGGAATGA